The DNA region GCGGGCTGCTCCGTCGGCAGCCTCGCGGCCGCGCCCTGAGCAGCCGCCTCCGCCGGCTCGAGCGCGAGCTGCACGACGTCGCCCGTGCCCTCGACGCGTGACTGGCTCGGCGCCCACATGTCCATCGGGGGCGGCCTCGCCCTCGCGCTGGAGCGGGGGACGGCGGCCGGCTGCTCGGTGGTGCAGATCTTCCTGAACGACGCCAGGCAGCCGCTCGGCTCCGGGCTCGATCGCCACGAGAAGATCGGCCGCGGCACGCTGGGAGTCGGGCCGTTCCGGCACCTGATGAACGATCGGCGGTTCGCGCGCGTGCCGATGGCGCTGGAGACCCCGAAAGACCCCGAGCCGCGGGCGGACCGCGAGGCCCTCGCGCTCCTGCGGCGTCTGCGTCGACGCTGAGGGCTGCCCCTCAGCGGGAGCGCGCCACCC from Candidatus Methylomirabilota bacterium includes:
- a CDS encoding TIM barrel protein; this translates as MPSTRDWLGAHMSIGGGLALALERGTAAGCSVVQIFLNDARQPLGSGLDRHEKIGRGTLGVGPFRHLMNDRRFARVPMALETPKDPEPRADREALALLRRLRRR